A single genomic interval of Rhinatrema bivittatum chromosome 12, aRhiBiv1.1, whole genome shotgun sequence harbors:
- the TLCD5 gene encoding LOW QUALITY PROTEIN: transmembrane protein 136 (The sequence of the model RefSeq protein was modified relative to this genomic sequence to represent the inferred CDS: inserted 3 bases in 2 codons; deleted 1 base in 1 codon) translates to MSAGLEEDLSVSERLDSCHSAERAERTMTSPMLQVACSLIGWFTLYVSFCQLNKLHSCEWNCRLVTIIHGVLIISLSAYIGFIDGPWPFTHPGSPNTALQIQVLCFTLGYFIFDLCWCVYFQTESALMLVHHILSILGINMVLLLGESGAEVNAVLXGSEITNPLLQARWFLRQEGNYHSIAGDAVDFLFVALFTAVRIGVGXMASYCELISPKPRWYVKLGGVAMYMVSWGFMISIWRFAWKKSTKKYQSWRSQRDVDFHLKTNGHFKTQ, encoded by the exons AACAATGACCTCACCCATGCTTCAGGTGGCCTGCAGTCTGATTGGTTGGTTCACTCTATATGTTTCATTCTGCCAGCTTAACAAACTTCATAGTTGCGAGTGGAACTGTCGATTAGTCACTATCATCCATGGGGTTCTCATCATCTCCCTTTCTGCATATATTGGATTTATTGATGGCCCGTGGCCCTTCACACATCCAG GCTCCCCAAATACAGCACTTCAGATACAGGTGCTTTGTTTCACTCTGGGTTACTTCATCTTCGACTTGTGTTGGTGTGTGTATTTTCAGACAGAAAGTGCCCTGATGCTCGTTCATCACATTCTAAGCATCCTGGGGATCAATATGGTGTTGCTGTTGGGAGAGTCTGGTGCCGAGGTCAATGCAGTTC TTGGCAGTGAAATTACTAACCCACTGCTGCAGGCTCGCTGGTTTCTAAGACAA GAGGGGAACTATCACAGCATCGCCGGGGATGCTGTAGATTTcctatttgtggctctcttcACTGCAGTGCGCATTGGTGTAGG CATGGCTTCTTATTGTGAACTTATCTCACCAAAGCCTAGGTGGTATGTTAAACTTGGCGGTGTGGCTATGTATATGGTCTCTTGGGGTTTTATGATAAGCATCTGGCGTTTTGCTTGGAAAAAGAGTACAAAGAAATACCAGTCTTGGAGGAGCCAGAGAGATGTAGACTTCCATCTAAAAACAAATGGACATTTCAAAACCCAGTGA